A genomic segment from Spinacia oleracea cultivar Varoflay chromosome 3, BTI_SOV_V1, whole genome shotgun sequence encodes:
- the LOC130469141 gene encoding ubiquitin-like-specific protease 1, protein MKTMMLGLKEGEHVKVHCTKRTFNMEKDFEISVTVEDTDQLLSGAWLNISIIQVFATALSELCFHDDCHPNSIGFMCPEMISATMLKSDADRILLYMTRSMSALSSKTFILCPYYEKSHWMLLVLCLSKREVYIFDSQQKKRNLMIKEPLNNAFRSYKRLGGQSKGTKLTWIPAQCAQQPGSLDCGYYVMRFMYDIIMNHGNSQDLTKDFSRTLPYSAEEINEVKDFWADYFMNNVEFLA, encoded by the exons atgaaaactatgatgttgggattaaaagaaggggagcacgttaaggtacattgcactaaaaggacattcaatatggaaaaggactttgaaattagtgtcaccgttgaagacaccgatcaacttctctcgggagcatggctcaatatatcaataatacaagtttttgctac ggctttgagtgagttgtgttttcacgatgattgtcaccccaatagtattggattcatgtgcccggagatgatctcggccaccatgttaaagtccgatgcagatcgaattctattgtacatgacgaggtccatgagtgcacttagttctaagacattcatcttatgtccatactacgaaaa gagtcactggatgcttttagttctttgcttgtctaaacgtgaggtctacatatttgattctcaacagaagaagagaaatttgatgattaaggagccactaaacaa tgcttttcggagttacaagagactaggtggacaatctaagggaactaaattaacatggattccagcacag tgtgctcaacaaccgggatcactagattgtggctactacgtcatgcgttttatgtacgacataataatgaatcatggtaatagtcaagatcttactaag gatttttcaagaacattgccttattcagcggaggagattaatgaggtgaaagatttttgggcagattacttcatgaacaatgtcgaatttttagcttaa